From the genome of Streptomyces sp. NBC_01260, one region includes:
- a CDS encoding aspartate-semialdehyde dehydrogenase, which translates to MKVGIVGATGQVGTVMRAILAERKFPVAELRLFASARSAGSTITYEGTDITVEDASTADYTGLDIVLFSAGGATSKALAEKVAAQGAVVIDNSSAWRKDPEVPLVVSEVNAHAIRNRPKGIIANPNCTTMAAMPVLRPLHQEAQLDALTVATYQAVSGSGVAGVAELHGQASKVVADADKLTHDGDAVDFPEPGVYKRPIAFNVLPLAGSIVDDGSFETDEEQKLRNESRKILEIPELKVSGTCVRVPVFSGHSLQINARFARPISVERAYELLKDAEGVELSEIPTPLQAAGKDASFVGRIRNDETVEHGLALFVSNDNLRKGAALNAVQIAELVAAELKG; encoded by the coding sequence GTGAAGGTCGGAATCGTCGGCGCCACCGGTCAGGTCGGCACAGTCATGCGCGCAATCCTGGCCGAGCGGAAGTTCCCCGTCGCCGAGCTGCGGCTCTTCGCCTCCGCGCGTTCCGCGGGCTCCACCATCACGTACGAGGGCACGGACATCACCGTGGAGGACGCCTCCACGGCGGACTACACCGGGCTGGACATCGTGCTGTTCTCCGCGGGCGGCGCGACCTCGAAGGCGCTGGCCGAGAAGGTCGCCGCCCAGGGTGCCGTGGTGATCGACAACTCCTCCGCCTGGCGCAAGGACCCCGAGGTCCCGCTGGTGGTCTCCGAGGTCAACGCGCACGCGATCAGGAACCGCCCCAAGGGCATCATCGCCAACCCGAACTGCACCACGATGGCCGCCATGCCGGTGCTGCGCCCGCTGCACCAGGAGGCGCAGCTCGACGCGCTGACGGTCGCCACCTACCAGGCGGTGTCCGGCTCCGGTGTCGCAGGTGTCGCGGAGCTGCACGGCCAGGCCTCCAAGGTCGTCGCCGACGCGGACAAGCTGACGCACGACGGCGACGCGGTCGACTTCCCCGAGCCGGGCGTCTACAAGCGCCCGATCGCCTTCAACGTGCTGCCGCTCGCCGGTTCGATCGTCGACGACGGTTCCTTCGAGACGGACGAGGAGCAGAAGCTCCGCAACGAGTCCCGCAAGATCCTGGAGATCCCGGAGCTCAAGGTGTCCGGCACCTGCGTCCGAGTCCCGGTCTTCTCCGGCCACTCCCTCCAGATCAACGCCCGCTTCGCCCGCCCGATCAGCGTCGAGCGCGCCTACGAGCTGCTGAAGGACGCCGAGGGCGTCGAGCTCTCCGAGATCCCGACCCCGCTCCAGGCAGCCGGCAAGGACGCCTCGTTCGTGGGCCGTATCCGGAACGACGAGACGGTCGAGCACGGCCTCGCGCTGTTCGTCTCCAACGACAACCTGCGCAAGGGCGCCGCGCTGAACGCGGTCCAGATCGCGGAGCTGGTCGCCGCGGAGCTGAAGGGCTGA
- the pepN gene encoding aminopeptidase N — MPGTNLTREEAQERARLLTVDAYEIDLDLSGAQEGGTYRSVTTVRFESAEAGAETFIDLVAPAVHEVELNGKALDVAAVFRDSRITLAHLAAGSNELKVVADCSYTNTGEGLHRFVDPVDQQAYLYTQFEVPDARRVFASFEQPDLKATFRFTVKAPAGWTVVSNSPTPEPRDDIWSFEPTPRISTYITALIAGPYHSVHSSYEKDGQSVPLGIYCRPSLAEYLDADAIFDVTRLGFDWFQEKFDYAYPFAKYDQLFVPEFNAGAMENAGAVTIRDQYVFRSKVTDAAYETRAETILHELAHMWFGDLVTMEWWNDLWLNESFATYTSIACLAYAEGSAWPHSWTTFANTMKTWAYRQDQLPSTHPIMADIRDLDDVLVNFDGITYAKGASVLKQLVAYVGMDEFFKGVQAYFKAHAFGNTQLSDLLGALEETSGRDLRTWSKAWLETAGINILRPEIETDGDGRVTSFTVLQEAPALPAGAKGEPTLRPHRIAIGCYELDAAGKLVRTDRIELDVDGERTTVPFPAGAARPAVVLLNDDDLSYAKVRLDEESLRVVTEHLGDFAESLPRALCWASAWDMTRDGELATRDYLSLVLSGVGKESDIGVVQSLHRQVKMALDLYSAPQWREAGLTQWTEATLAHLRAAEPGSDHQLAWARAFAATARNPQQLDLLQSLLDGTEAIEGLAVDTELRWAFVQRLAATGLLDEDEIAAEYERDRTAAGERHAASARAARPSQEAKAEAWASVVESDKLPNSLQEAVIGGFVQTDQHELLAPYTEKFFTAVKDVWDSRSHEMAQQVAIGLYPALQVSQETLDATDAWLASAEPSAALRRLISESRSGVERALRARAADAAATTA, encoded by the coding sequence GTGCCTGGCACGAATCTGACCCGCGAAGAGGCACAGGAGCGGGCGCGCCTGCTGACCGTGGACGCGTACGAGATCGATCTCGACCTCTCCGGAGCGCAGGAGGGCGGGACCTACCGGTCCGTCACCACCGTGCGCTTCGAATCCGCCGAAGCCGGCGCGGAGACCTTCATCGACCTGGTCGCCCCGGCCGTGCACGAGGTCGAGCTGAACGGCAAGGCCCTGGATGTCGCGGCCGTGTTCCGCGATTCCCGGATCACTCTGGCGCACCTGGCGGCGGGCTCCAACGAGCTGAAGGTCGTCGCCGACTGCTCGTACACCAACACGGGTGAGGGCCTGCACCGGTTCGTCGACCCCGTCGACCAGCAGGCCTACCTCTACACCCAGTTCGAGGTGCCGGACGCGCGCCGCGTCTTCGCCAGCTTCGAACAGCCCGATCTGAAGGCGACGTTCCGGTTCACCGTGAAGGCCCCGGCCGGGTGGACCGTGGTCTCCAACTCACCGACGCCGGAGCCCCGGGACGACATCTGGTCCTTCGAGCCGACGCCGCGTATCTCCACGTACATCACCGCGCTGATCGCCGGCCCGTACCACTCGGTGCACAGCAGCTACGAGAAGGACGGCCAGTCCGTCCCGCTGGGCATCTACTGCCGCCCGTCGCTCGCCGAGTACCTCGACGCGGACGCGATCTTCGACGTGACCCGGCTGGGCTTCGACTGGTTCCAGGAGAAGTTCGACTACGCGTACCCCTTCGCCAAGTACGACCAGCTCTTCGTCCCGGAGTTCAACGCGGGCGCGATGGAGAACGCGGGCGCGGTCACCATCCGCGACCAGTACGTGTTCCGCTCCAAGGTGACGGACGCGGCGTACGAGACGCGGGCCGAGACGATCCTGCACGAGCTGGCCCACATGTGGTTCGGCGACCTCGTCACCATGGAATGGTGGAACGACCTCTGGCTGAACGAGTCGTTCGCCACCTACACCTCGATCGCCTGCCTGGCGTACGCCGAGGGCTCGGCGTGGCCGCACTCCTGGACCACGTTCGCCAACACCATGAAGACCTGGGCGTACCGGCAGGACCAGCTGCCCTCGACGCACCCGATCATGGCCGACATCCGTGACCTGGACGACGTCCTGGTCAACTTCGACGGCATCACGTACGCCAAGGGCGCCTCGGTCCTGAAGCAGCTGGTGGCGTACGTCGGCATGGACGAGTTCTTCAAGGGCGTCCAGGCCTACTTCAAGGCGCACGCCTTCGGCAACACCCAGCTGTCGGACCTGCTGGGCGCGCTGGAGGAGACCTCCGGCCGCGATCTGAGGACCTGGTCGAAGGCGTGGCTGGAGACGGCCGGCATCAACATCCTGCGCCCGGAGATCGAGACGGACGGCGACGGCCGTGTCACCTCGTTCACCGTGCTCCAGGAGGCGCCCGCCCTGCCCGCCGGGGCGAAGGGCGAGCCGACGCTGCGCCCGCACCGGATCGCCATCGGCTGCTACGAGCTCGACGCGGCCGGGAAGCTGGTCCGTACGGACCGGATCGAGCTGGACGTCGACGGCGAGCGCACCACTGTGCCGTTCCCGGCCGGCGCCGCCCGTCCCGCCGTGGTCCTGCTCAACGACGACGACCTGTCGTACGCGAAGGTCCGGCTCGACGAGGAGTCGCTGCGGGTCGTCACGGAGCACCTGGGCGACTTCGCCGAGTCGCTCCCGCGCGCCCTGTGCTGGGCCTCCGCCTGGGACATGACCCGGGACGGCGAGCTGGCCACGCGGGACTACCTGTCGCTCGTCCTGTCCGGTGTCGGCAAGGAGTCGGACATCGGCGTCGTCCAGTCGCTGCACCGCCAGGTGAAGATGGCGCTGGACCTGTACTCGGCGCCCCAGTGGCGTGAGGCGGGGCTGACCCAGTGGACCGAGGCGACGCTCGCGCACCTGCGTGCGGCGGAGCCGGGCAGCGACCACCAGCTGGCCTGGGCCCGTGCCTTCGCGGCCACGGCCCGCAACCCCCAGCAGCTCGATCTGCTCCAGTCGCTGCTCGACGGCACCGAGGCGATCGAGGGCCTGGCCGTGGACACCGAGCTGCGCTGGGCCTTCGTCCAGCGGCTTGCCGCGACGGGGCTGCTGGACGAGGACGAGATCGCCGCCGAGTACGAGCGCGACCGGACGGCGGCGGGCGAGCGCCACGCGGCGTCCGCCCGTGCGGCGCGTCCCTCCCAGGAGGCGAAGGCGGAGGCGTGGGCCTCGGTCGTCGAGTCCGACAAGCTGCCGAACTCCCTCCAGGAGGCGGTCATCGGCGGCTTCGTCCAGACCGACCAGCACGAGCTGCTGGCTCCGTACACGGAGAAGTTCTTCACCGCGGTGAAGGACGTCTGGGACTCGCGCAGCCACGAGATGGCCCAGCAGGTCGCCATCGGTCTGTACCCGGCGCTCCAGGTCTCGCAGGAGACCCTGGACGCCACGGACGCCTGGCTGGCCTCGGCCGAGCCGAGCGCGGCCCTGCGCCGGCTGATCTCGGAGTCCCGTTCGGGTGTGGAGCGGGCGCTGAGGGCCCGTGCGGCGGACGCGGCGGCAACGACCGCGTAG
- a CDS encoding DUF1203 domain-containing protein, protein MTSYEARAIDPAALKELRKTDDAERPCVPYTATDAGSPLRCCLRGSEVGERIALVSYAPLRRWAAMTWARPGAYDEQGPVFIHAEECDGPAPGRTGYPFSRAGALRTVRRYDADGHIVGGRLMEIPADEERGYDEAIAEAFADPEVALVHVRAVEYGCFHFAVLRD, encoded by the coding sequence ATGACCAGTTACGAGGCACGCGCGATCGACCCGGCCGCGCTCAAGGAACTGCGCAAGACCGATGACGCGGAACGCCCCTGCGTCCCGTACACCGCCACGGACGCGGGCAGCCCGCTGCGCTGCTGCCTGCGGGGCAGCGAGGTGGGGGAGCGCATTGCCCTCGTCTCCTACGCGCCGCTGCGCCGCTGGGCGGCCATGACCTGGGCGAGGCCGGGGGCGTACGACGAGCAGGGCCCGGTCTTCATCCATGCCGAGGAGTGCGACGGGCCGGCGCCCGGCAGGACCGGCTATCCGTTCTCCCGGGCGGGTGCGCTGCGCACCGTGCGGCGCTACGACGCGGACGGGCACATCGTCGGCGGCCGGCTGATGGAGATCCCGGCGGACGAGGAGCGGGGGTACGACGAGGCCATCGCGGAGGCCTTCGCCGATCCGGAGGTGGCGCTGGTGCACGTACGGGCCGTGGAGTACGGGTGCTTCCACTTCGCGGTGCTACGGGACTGA
- a CDS encoding LysR substrate-binding domain-containing protein: MTEWDIKKLRILRVLSERGTVTATAEALLMTPSAVSQQLSNLGRQLGVPLLEAQGRRVRLTDAAHLVLRHAEVVFAQLERAEAELTGYLRGEAGEVRVGAFSTAVPALVVPAVQLLRAEGRPGPELRVREAEAAQAYELLAAGDVDLALSLAAHAPTARDTRFALLPLLADPLDVALPIGHRLAKAPELRLADLAAEPWIFGGSGPWSEITTAACEAAGFVPEQAHSASGWTAILAMVEAGMGVALIPRMASAERRKGVALRVLGADLPRRHVVAAVRQGAEAGPAVARVLAALKEVSAAREESFR; this comes from the coding sequence ATGACCGAGTGGGACATCAAGAAGCTCCGGATCCTGAGGGTGCTGAGCGAGCGCGGGACCGTCACGGCGACGGCCGAGGCGCTGCTGATGACCCCTTCCGCGGTGTCCCAGCAGCTGTCGAACCTGGGCCGGCAGCTCGGTGTGCCACTGCTGGAGGCACAGGGCAGGCGGGTCCGGCTCACCGACGCCGCGCACCTCGTACTCCGCCACGCCGAAGTGGTGTTCGCCCAGCTGGAGCGCGCCGAGGCCGAGTTGACCGGCTATCTGCGGGGCGAGGCGGGGGAGGTGCGGGTCGGGGCGTTCTCGACCGCCGTGCCCGCCCTCGTCGTACCCGCGGTCCAACTGCTGCGCGCCGAGGGGCGGCCGGGGCCCGAGCTGCGGGTGCGGGAGGCGGAGGCCGCACAGGCGTACGAACTCCTCGCGGCCGGTGACGTCGACCTCGCGCTCTCGCTCGCCGCGCACGCGCCGACGGCGCGCGACACCCGGTTCGCCCTGCTGCCGCTGCTCGCCGACCCGCTCGACGTCGCCCTCCCCATCGGGCACCGGCTCGCGAAGGCCCCGGAGCTCCGGCTGGCCGACCTCGCCGCCGAGCCCTGGATCTTCGGCGGCTCGGGCCCCTGGTCGGAGATCACCACCGCCGCCTGCGAGGCCGCCGGGTTCGTCCCCGAGCAGGCCCACAGTGCCTCCGGATGGACCGCGATCCTGGCCATGGTGGAGGCCGGCATGGGAGTCGCGCTGATCCCGCGGATGGCGTCGGCGGAACGCCGCAAGGGCGTGGCCCTGCGCGTTCTCGGTGCCGACCTGCCCCGGCGCCATGTGGTGGCGGCGGTACGGCAGGGGGCCGAGGCCGGTCCGGCGGTGGCCCGGGTGCTGGCCGCGCTCAAGGAGGTCAGCGCCGCGCGCGAGGAATCATTCAGGTGA
- a CDS encoding S8 family serine peptidase, with product MLMTSESPGYIPGARRAARVAAAAGLVAALAATGVAPVFAADDPATAPVKAAAGNATADKLGTADADVLAKARAKGEKNITMMVATAPGATEQVTKQLDAVKGSVLGRAYDRLGYVRVTVPTASAEATIKAASKLSSVHGIDLKQEIMLDDPTPAADRATGTKAKAKSTGSYPAPGRKTPAKNPYNPSFETGAVSFVEQHPKADGRGVTIGVLDAGVDIAHPALQKTTTGERKITDWVTATDPVSDGDGTWLRMTDAVSGPTFTYKGRTYSAPKGSYRISLFAEAATKGGDMAGDLNRDGDTTDVWAVLYDPVTGTTRVDLNNNADFSDDAVLKPYKEKHQVSYFGKDDPRTDVVERIPFVVETRKKVVYNAAGDTSDYVSIGVIESEHGTHVAGITAANGLFGGKMNGAAPGAKIVSSRACTWSGGCTNIALTEGMIDLVVNRGVDVVNMSIGGLPPLNDGNNARAELYKRLIDIYGVQLVISAGNDGPGVNTIGDPGLADHVISVGASISKETWAANYGSGVTKKYDMLPFSSRGPREDGGFTPTLTAPGASINSTQTWLPGSPVKESGYSLPAGYSMLQGTSMASPQAAGATALLLSAAKQKHIELPPADLRTALTSTATQIKGVPAHAQGAGLIDIIGAWKQIQKQGAPAHEYKVKAPVDTAIDFALKTPGFGTGLYDREGGLKAGQKKSYDVTVTRTTGPDKDVKHKLSWKYNDGTFKLTGSPDVSLPLGKPVTVKVQAKPGSAGVHSAILQLDDAKTSGVDQQILTTVVVAKDLVKPGYAFKASGSVQRNGTTSYFVNVPEGAKTLEVAMSALRSGSQTRFISIHPYGVAVENSGTPFCYPNYENPANTCRPDARSYAKPQAGVWEIEVEARRTSPLLDNPYKLDVSLLGATFDPAVQTIAEAKIGTPATVDWTVTNNAGALEGRLKGGSLGSAKVDRPSIGTGDTRTTTVTIGEGVEKLDVAIGSTADANADLDMYVYKGATQVGSSTTAGSEEAVSLVKPTAGTYTVVVEGYDVPAGTTEYGYRDVYYTPSLGTISVDESKAVNLAAGASAQVGAEVAVAGAAPEGRQFFGEVQLVNARGTAAGTGSVVIEKVTP from the coding sequence ATGCTGATGACCTCCGAATCCCCCGGTTACATACCCGGAGCGAGACGCGCGGCCCGAGTCGCGGCCGCCGCCGGCCTGGTGGCCGCACTGGCCGCCACCGGCGTCGCCCCCGTCTTCGCCGCCGACGACCCGGCAACCGCCCCCGTCAAGGCCGCCGCCGGGAACGCCACGGCGGACAAGCTCGGCACGGCCGACGCCGATGTGCTCGCCAAGGCACGGGCCAAGGGCGAGAAGAACATCACGATGATGGTCGCCACCGCGCCCGGTGCGACCGAGCAGGTCACCAAGCAACTGGACGCCGTCAAGGGCTCCGTGCTGGGGCGCGCGTACGACAGGCTCGGGTACGTACGGGTGACCGTGCCGACCGCGAGCGCCGAGGCCACCATCAAGGCGGCGTCGAAGCTGAGCTCCGTCCACGGCATCGATCTCAAGCAGGAGATCATGCTGGACGACCCGACCCCCGCGGCCGACCGGGCGACCGGCACCAAGGCCAAGGCGAAGTCGACGGGCAGCTACCCGGCGCCCGGCAGGAAGACGCCGGCGAAGAACCCGTACAACCCGTCGTTCGAGACGGGCGCGGTCAGCTTCGTCGAGCAGCACCCGAAGGCCGACGGCCGGGGCGTGACCATCGGCGTTCTGGACGCGGGCGTCGACATCGCTCACCCGGCCCTCCAGAAGACCACCACCGGCGAGCGCAAGATCACCGACTGGGTGACGGCCACCGACCCGGTCAGTGACGGCGACGGCACCTGGCTGCGGATGACGGACGCCGTGTCCGGCCCGACGTTCACCTACAAGGGCCGCACCTACTCCGCGCCCAAGGGCTCGTACAGGATCAGCCTGTTCGCCGAGGCCGCCACCAAGGGCGGCGACATGGCGGGCGACCTGAACCGCGACGGCGACACCACCGACGTGTGGGCCGTGCTGTACGACCCGGTCACCGGCACCACCCGGGTGGACCTGAACAACAACGCGGACTTCTCCGACGACGCCGTCCTGAAGCCGTACAAGGAGAAGCACCAGGTCTCCTACTTCGGCAAGGACGACCCGCGCACCGATGTCGTCGAGCGCATCCCGTTCGTCGTCGAGACCCGCAAGAAGGTCGTCTACAACGCCGCCGGGGACACCTCCGACTACGTCAGCATCGGTGTCATCGAGTCCGAGCACGGCACGCACGTCGCCGGCATCACCGCCGCGAACGGCCTGTTCGGCGGCAAGATGAACGGTGCCGCGCCCGGCGCGAAGATCGTCTCCTCGCGCGCCTGCACCTGGTCCGGCGGCTGCACCAACATCGCGCTCACCGAGGGCATGATCGACCTCGTCGTGAACCGCGGTGTCGATGTCGTCAACATGTCGATCGGCGGCCTGCCGCCGCTGAACGACGGCAACAACGCCCGCGCGGAGCTGTACAAGCGCCTCATCGACATCTACGGCGTCCAGCTGGTCATCTCGGCCGGCAACGACGGTCCGGGCGTCAACACCATCGGTGACCCCGGCCTGGCCGACCACGTCATCTCGGTCGGCGCGTCCATCTCCAAGGAGACCTGGGCCGCCAACTACGGCTCCGGCGTCACCAAGAAGTACGACATGCTGCCGTTCTCCTCGCGCGGTCCGCGTGAGGACGGCGGCTTCACGCCGACCCTGACGGCGCCCGGTGCGTCGATCAACTCGACGCAGACCTGGCTGCCCGGTTCGCCGGTCAAGGAGTCGGGCTACTCGCTTCCCGCCGGCTACTCCATGCTCCAGGGCACGTCGATGGCCTCGCCGCAGGCCGCCGGTGCGACGGCGCTGCTGCTGTCCGCCGCGAAGCAGAAGCACATCGAGCTGCCCCCGGCCGATCTGCGCACCGCGCTGACCAGCACCGCCACCCAGATCAAGGGAGTGCCCGCGCACGCCCAGGGTGCCGGTCTGATCGACATCATCGGCGCCTGGAAGCAGATCCAGAAGCAGGGCGCCCCGGCGCACGAGTACAAGGTCAAGGCCCCGGTCGACACCGCGATCGACTTCGCGCTGAAGACCCCGGGCTTCGGTACCGGCCTGTACGACCGCGAGGGCGGCCTCAAGGCCGGCCAGAAGAAGTCGTACGACGTCACGGTCACCCGCACCACGGGCCCGGACAAGGACGTCAAGCACAAGCTGTCGTGGAAGTACAACGACGGCACCTTCAAGCTGACCGGTTCCCCGGACGTCTCGCTGCCGCTCGGCAAGCCGGTGACGGTCAAGGTCCAGGCGAAGCCGGGCAGCGCGGGCGTGCACAGTGCGATCCTCCAGCTCGACGACGCGAAGACCTCCGGTGTGGACCAGCAGATCCTCACCACGGTCGTCGTCGCCAAGGACCTGGTGAAGCCGGGCTACGCGTTCAAGGCGTCCGGCTCCGTGCAGCGCAACGGCACCACGTCGTACTTCGTGAACGTGCCGGAGGGCGCCAAGACCCTTGAGGTCGCGATGAGCGCCCTGCGCTCGGGCAGCCAGACCCGCTTCATCTCCATCCACCCGTACGGGGTCGCGGTGGAGAACAGCGGGACGCCGTTCTGCTACCCGAACTACGAGAACCCGGCCAACACCTGCCGCCCCGACGCGCGCTCGTACGCCAAGCCGCAGGCCGGTGTCTGGGAGATCGAGGTCGAGGCCCGGCGTACGTCGCCGCTGCTGGACAACCCGTACAAGCTGGATGTCTCGCTGCTCGGCGCGACCTTCGACCCGGCGGTGCAGACCATCGCCGAGGCGAAGATCGGCACCCCGGCCACGGTGGACTGGACCGTCACCAACAACGCGGGCGCCCTGGAAGGCAGGCTCAAGGGCGGCTCGCTGGGCTCGGCCAAGGTCGACCGCCCGTCGATCGGCACCGGCGACACCCGGACCACCACGGTCACCATCGGTGAGGGCGTCGAGAAGCTGGACGTCGCCATCGGAAGCACCGCGGACGCCAACGCCGACCTCGACATGTACGTCTACAAGGGCGCCACCCAGGTGGGCTCCTCCACCACGGCCGGCTCCGAGGAGGCGGTCAGTCTGGTGAAGCCCACCGCCGGCACGTACACGGTCGTCGTCGAGGGCTACGACGTCCCGGCCGGGACCACCGAGTACGGCTACCGCGACGTGTACTACACGCCGTCGCTCGGCACGATCTCCGTCGACGAGTCGAAGGCCGTCAACCTGGCCGCCGGTGCATCGGCGCAGGTCGGCGCCGAGGTCGCGGTCGCCGGGGCGGCCCCCGAGGGCCGGCAGTTCTTCGGCGAGGTCCAGCTGGTGAACGCGCGGGGCACCGCGGCGGGCACCGGCAGCGTCGTGATCGAGAAGGTCACGCCGTAG
- the alc gene encoding allantoicase, with product MTFDASETPALDNDPHANDAAPYGGGDPYADYRTTDLPFTELVDLADRRLGAGVIAANDEFFAQRENLLVRERAVFDPEHFGHKGKIMDGWETRRRRGADAAHPFPAPDEHDWALIRLGAPGIIRGLVVDTAHFRGNYPQRVSVQAASVPGSPGPEALLADDVKWDEIVPPTPVRGHAANGFEITGGRRYTHLRLCQHPDGGIARLRVHGEVVPDPAWLAALGTFDLISVLNGGSYEDASDRFYSSPTQIILPGTSRKMDDGWENRRRRVRDTNDWVRFRLPAQGAVRAVEIDTAYLKGNAAGWISLQGRNGETGEWFEIIPRTRLQPDTPHRFPLRAQAVVTHVRLDAFPDGGVARMRLHGSLTESGAAALAARYEESGA from the coding sequence ATGACCTTCGACGCGAGCGAGACCCCCGCCCTGGACAACGACCCCCATGCCAACGACGCGGCCCCGTACGGCGGCGGTGACCCGTACGCCGACTACCGCACCACCGACCTCCCCTTCACCGAGCTGGTCGACCTCGCCGACCGGCGCCTCGGCGCGGGTGTGATCGCCGCCAACGACGAGTTCTTCGCCCAGCGCGAGAACCTCCTGGTCAGGGAGCGTGCGGTCTTCGACCCGGAGCACTTCGGCCACAAGGGCAAGATCATGGACGGCTGGGAGACCCGCCGCCGCCGCGGCGCGGACGCCGCCCATCCCTTCCCGGCCCCCGACGAGCACGACTGGGCGCTGATCCGCCTCGGTGCCCCCGGCATCATCCGCGGCCTCGTCGTCGACACCGCCCACTTCCGCGGCAACTACCCGCAGCGCGTCTCGGTCCAGGCGGCATCGGTGCCGGGCTCGCCCGGCCCCGAAGCGCTCCTCGCCGACGACGTCAAGTGGGACGAGATCGTCCCGCCGACCCCCGTACGCGGCCACGCCGCCAACGGCTTCGAGATCACCGGCGGCCGCCGCTACACCCACCTGCGCCTCTGCCAGCACCCCGACGGCGGCATCGCCCGCCTCCGGGTGCACGGCGAGGTGGTCCCCGACCCGGCCTGGCTCGCGGCACTCGGCACGTTCGACCTGATCTCGGTCCTGAACGGCGGCAGCTACGAGGACGCCTCCGACCGCTTCTACTCCTCGCCGACCCAGATCATCCTGCCCGGCACCTCCCGCAAGATGGACGACGGCTGGGAGAACCGCCGCCGCCGGGTCCGCGACACCAACGACTGGGTGCGCTTCCGGCTGCCCGCCCAGGGCGCGGTCCGCGCGGTCGAGATCGACACGGCCTACCTCAAGGGGAACGCGGCCGGCTGGATCTCCCTCCAGGGCCGCAACGGCGAGACGGGCGAGTGGTTCGAGATCATCCCCCGCACCAGGCTCCAGCCCGACACCCCGCACCGCTTCCCGCTCCGCGCCCAGGCCGTGGTCACCCACGTCCGCCTGGACGCCTTCCCCGACGGCGGTGTGGCGCGGATGCGCCTGCACGGCTCGCTGACGGAGTCCGGCGCGGCCGCACTGGCCGCCCGCTACGAGGAGTCGGGCGCGTAG